A stretch of DNA from Streptomyces sp. NBC_01197:
AGCGCGGGCAGGTCGCGTCGGTGTCGTCACGATGCCCGGTGAGCCAGGTCTTTCTCGGCGGCACGCGCCCCGCGCGCACGGCCGAGCGGACCGTGCGCCTCATATCGGTGTACAGACGCCCACGCTCCTCACCGGTCAGCCTGCCCGCCTTGCGGGCCGGGTCGACACGGGCGCGCCACAGGATCTCGTCCGCGAGCAGGTTCCCGAGCCCGGCCAGATTGGACTGGTCGATGAGGGCCGACTTCACGCCGCCCCTGCGTCTGGCGATGAGCCCGTCGAAGTCGTCCCGTCCGATCTCCGCGGCGTCGGGCCCCTGACTGTCCAGCAGGCGTTCCACGTCACCTCCCCCGGCCAGCCACAGGCCCTTGAGCTTGCGCTGGTCGCGGTAACGGAGCTGCCGGTCGTCCCCGACCGTGAACGTGACGCGGTCGTGCGGGTGCAGGCTCTCGTCCGGGCGGCGGCAGACGAGCTGGCCGGTCATGCCGAAGTGCAGCAGAAGCGTGGGGCCGTCGGTACGGGCCAGCAGCCACTTCCCGTGCCGCTGGGACTCGGTGAACCGGCACCCCTCCACCTCACGGCGGAACCGGGCGGCGCTCACCCCGTGCAGGACACCGGCGTCCCGCACCTCGACCCGCTGGACGGTCCGGCCGCCCGCACACGAGTCGAGGACCGCGCGGAAGGCTTCGACATCGGGCAGCTCCGGCATCTGTCGCTCCCTATCGGCGTGGAACCTGCTCAGTGGAGGGCTTCAGCCGCCACCCGCAGGTCCGCTACGAGTCCCGAGTACATGGCCGCGCGGTCGTCGGACCGCAGAACGGCCGACGGATGGATCGTCGCCATGGCGTCGGCGCCGCCGTCTGCGGCCGTTCCGTCATCGCCGCCGTCCAAAGCGGGCAGCGGAAACAGCA
This window harbors:
- a CDS encoding Fpg/Nei family DNA glycosylase, with the protein product MPELPDVEAFRAVLDSCAGGRTVQRVEVRDAGVLHGVSAARFRREVEGCRFTESQRHGKWLLARTDGPTLLLHFGMTGQLVCRRPDESLHPHDRVTFTVGDDRQLRYRDQRKLKGLWLAGGGDVERLLDSQGPDAAEIGRDDFDGLIARRRGGVKSALIDQSNLAGLGNLLADEILWRARVDPARKAGRLTGEERGRLYTDMRRTVRSAVRAGRVPPRKTWLTGHRDDTDATCPRCGEKLRRGRVSGRSTVWCPHCQTG